DNA from Deinococcus reticulitermitis:
CTGCTGCGCTCGGCGGTGCCGGACCTGCTCGCCGACCTCGCCGACTACGCACAGGGCGTCCGCCGCCGCCTGCGGCCCGCTGGGGAATAACGGGAGGCGTTTCGACCAGCAAACAGAACCAGCCAGAAAAGCCTCTGAAAAGAAAGGATGGAGTGACCGTTCCCGGTGACTCCACTTTTTCTTGGCCTTCCGGGCCACAGCGCGGCGCGGTAGGCCCCTCTACACTGCGCGCGATGTCCGCCCAAGACCCCGCTTCCCTGCCTCCCCTCAGAGGGCCCCTGCCCGAGCGGCCCGTGCCTGAGTTGCCCCTGCCCGAGGTGCGCTCCGCCCTGCTCGGCTGGTTTGACCGCGTGGGGCGGGCCCTGCCGTGGCGGCTCGGGCCGGAGGGAGGGCGCGATCCCTATCGGGTCTGGGTGGCCGAGATTCTGCTTCAGCAGACGCAGGTCGCGCGCGGGCGGCTGTACTACGAGCGTTTTCTGGAGGCCTTTCCCACGGTGCAGGCCCTCGCGGGAGCGCCGCAGGAAGCCGTGCTCAAGGCGTGGGAGGGCTGCGGCTACTACGCCCGGGCCCGATATCTGCACCGCGCCGCCGGCCTAGTGGCCGCCTCCGGCTTTCCGCGTGATTACGCCGGCTGGCTCGCGTTGCCGGGGGTGGGGCCCTACACGGCGGCGGCGATCAGCAGCCTCGCTTTCGGGGAGCGGCGGGCGGTCAGCGACGGCAACGTGCGCCGGGTCTTCGCGCGGCTCCGGGGCGAGCGGCACCCGTCGGAGGGTTGGGTGCAGGCCCAGGCCGACGCCCTGCTCGACCCCGCGCGGCCCGGCGCCTGGAACGAGGCGGTGATGGACCTCGGTGCCACGGTCTGCACGCCCAGAGCCCCGAAGTGCCCGGAGTGCCCGCTGAGCGCGTGGTGCGTGGCCGCTCGGTCGGGGCAACCCACCGCCTTTCCTGCCCCGAAGGTGCGCGCCGCCGGACTTGAGGTGCGCGGCGTGGCCCTCTTGATCGGGGACAGCGAGCGGGCGGTGCTCGAAACGCGCACGGGCACGCTGCTCGGCGGCCTGAGTGGGCTGCCCGCCGAGGCGGTGGCCGGGGGTGAGTCGCCGTCAGAGGCCCTCGTGCGGCTGGGCGAGCGACTCGGCGCGAGGGTCGGCGAGTTTCTCGGCACCGTCACCCATACGATGACGCACCGCCGGATCACGCTTGACGTGTACCGCGCCGAGGCCGACCTGGCGCGCATCAAGGTGGCGGACGCGGCCCTTTCGCGGCTCGACCACAAGGCGCTGGAGCTGCTGCGGGTCCGGCAGGCGGGGCTGTTTGAACTGGGAGAAATACAAGACGCGCCGCCCGGCAATTGATTCTCTGTTCGCAACAAGTCGTCTGCGCTCTGCTAGCATCGCCCGGTGCTGGGGGTTGAGGCGCTGACGGTTCGGTTCGGGACGCATCTGGCGCTCGACCGGGCGACCCTGCGCTTTGCGGCCGGGCAGTTCACGGCGATCATCGGGCCGAACGGGGCCGGGAAAAGCTCACTGCTGCGCGCCCTGGCCGGCCTGCTGCCCGAGTACGGGGGGCGGGTGGTGTACGACCCCGGACACAGTGCCCGCGAGTGCCTGTCGTACGTGCCTCAGCAGCAGACCCTCGACTGGGCCTTTCCGGTGACGGTGTGGGACGTGGCGATGATGGGGCGCACCGGGCGGCTCGGCTGGCTGCGCTGGCCGGGGCCGGAAGACCGCCGGATCGTGGCGGAGGCGCTGCGCGAAACCGGCGTGTGGGAGCTGCGCGCTCGGCACATCGCGGCGCTCTCGGGCGGGCAGCGCCAGCGCGCCTTGCTCGCGCGGATGCTCGCGCGGCGCGGGCACCTGCTGCTGCTCGACGAGCCGCTGACCGGGGTGGACGCCGCCACCCAGGAAGTGCTGCTCGGGCTCCTGCGCGCCCAGGCCGACCAGGGCCGCGCGGTCGTGATGGTCACGCATGATCTGGAGCAGGCGCGGCGCTGGTGCGACCGCCTCGTGCTGCTGAACCGCCGCGTGATCGCCGACGGCACCCCCGCCGAGGTCTACACGCCCGCCAATATCGAGCGGACCTTCGGGGGGTCCTGGCCTGAACTCGACCTGGAAGCGTCCGGCCCACCGCCCCGCCCTCTGCCGGCTCCTGGAGGCGGCCCGTGATGGACGCGCTGCTCGGCCCGCTGGAGTTCGATTTTTTCGTGCGGGCGCTGCTGGCGGTGACGCTGGTGAGCGTGCTGTGCGCGCTGATCGGGGCGTGGGTGGTGCTGCGCGGCCTGAGCTACATCGGTGACGCGATGAGCCACGCGGTGCTGCCGGGCATCGTGACGGCCTTCCTGCTGCGCGGCAACCTGCTGCTCGGGGCGGCGGCGGCGGCGGTGCTCACGGCGCTCGGCATCGGCTTTATCGGGCGCCGCAGCGGGCTCAAGCAGGACAGCGCCATCGGCATCGTGTTCGTGGGGATGTTCGCGCTCGGTATCGTGCTGCTCTCCAGGGCGCCGACCTACACCACCGACCTCACCGCCTTTCTGATCGGCAACCCGCTCGGGGTGAGCGCGGCGGACCTGTGGGGGGCGCTGTGGGTCACGCTCGGCGTCGGCGGGCTCCTGATCGCGCTGCAAAAGGAGCTGCTGCTCGCGTCCTTCGACCCCACCGAGGCGCGCACCGTGGGGCTGCCGGTCACGCGGCTCAACCACCTGCTGCTCGTACTGATCGGGCTGGTGGTGGTGCTCACGGTGCAGCTCGTCGGGACCACCCTCAGCGTGAGCCTGCTGATCACGTCGAGCGCGGCGGCGCGGCTGCACGCCCGCAGCCTGAGCCGCATGATCGCCCTCGCGGCGCTGCTCGGGACGCTCGGCGGCGTGGGCGGTCTGTACGCGAGCTACTACCTCGACACGGCGCCGGGGGCCACCATCGTGCTCGTGAATACGGCGGTGTTTCTGCTCGCGCTGGCGTTGCGGCGGCGCTAAATCTTCCCCTCCGCCCAGCGCACCCCCGCCTCGATCACCCGCAGCTGTGCCCGCACGCCGAGGAGGAAATCGGGGCCGCGCACGGTCTCGTCGGGAAATTCGGTGATGACCGTCAGCGGGCTTTCGGGGTCCGGGCGCTCGCTGAAGACGCAGGGCACGCCGCCGAGCAGCTCGTAGGGCCGCGCCGAGGAATGCGCCCCAAAGACGGCGAGCTGCCGCGCATTGAAGGCCAGCAACTCGGAGTCCTCCCCGAGTGCGGCGCACAGGGCCTGGGCGAGGTCACGGGCCTGACCTTCGGTGCCCGGCTGGTAACGAAAGATCAGCAGAAAGCCTTTCGGAAGCGTCCAGGCCGCAAAACCGCGCGGAACGTAGCCGCTCAGCGGGCGGGTCCACTCGTGCGAGGGGTAGCCGTGCAGGTTGAGGTGGAGCGCGGGGCGCCGGGCGAGCGCCTCCGCGCGGGCGGCGCGCTCGTGGGGCGGCCCCGAGCGGCGGTATTCGAGGTCGTCCCCGAGCGCCGTGTAGCGGGCGGCATGGTGCATCTGGCCGGGTTCCTGCGCGCAGAGCGTACCGAAGAGGGCGTATCCGTCAGGATTTTCGAGCGGAATCACGCTCAGATCGAGGGGCGTTGCCACCTCGCGCGCGGCCCGCACCGCCGCCACCACCCCCGTCGCCTCGTTGGCGTGCTGCCCCGCCGTGACGAGCACCCCTGGGACCCGCCCTGCCCGGCGCACGACCGACACCGGGCGGCCCTGCACGCTGCGGGCGCGGACCTCAGCCCCCGGCAGCGTGGCGAGCACGCCGGCCACCTCGGCGAGCGTGGGGGGACGGTCCAGCGCCGTCAGGTCGGGCGCGGCGACGGGCGGCAGCGGCAGGGCGGGCGCGAGGGGTCGGCCCCCCACTTCGAGGCGCACGGTGTCGGCGTCCACGCACTCGACGAGCGGCACGATCTGGCCGGGTTGCAGGGTGCGGCTGCCTTCCGGCTCGCCCGCGCGCGCCTGGAAAAACTCCAGCGTGCCGAAATACAGCTCCTCGGCGAAGGCTTCCCCGAGGTCGAGGACTTCGTGCGCGTAGCCGATCCGTTCTTGCATGAGCGGTAGCCGGGCGCGCAGGTGCAGGGCGCCGAAATAGGGCGCCTCACGCGGCCACGGCTGGGCGCGCAGCCACGCGGCGTAGGCGTCCCAGGCCCGCTCCGGGACCGTCTCGAAGTCGTGGTGCCAGTCCTCGCCCCCTGCCGTCCGCAGCCAGATTCGCCCGGTGGCCCGCCACACCGCCCCCCCGGTCAGCGTGTGGGCGCGGCGCAGCGGCACAGAGACGGGGAAGCGCTCGCCGTCCACCTCCAGCGTGTAGCCGGCGTCCGCGCCCCCCCCGCAGGCACGGGCCTCGGCAGTGAAGGCGGCGCCGAGATCGCGCAGCCACCCGGCGAGCGGATAGCTTTCGAGCAGGAAGCGCTCGGGGTCTTCGCCCGCCAGGACCGGGTAAGTCAGGTGGACGCGGCGCGGGGGCCGGGTGCGCCAATCGGGCAAGAGGGCCTGCGCCACCTGCGCGGCGAGCGGCTTGTAGGCCGAGCCCACCCAGACCTCGCAGGCGGGCCAGCGTTCCCGGAGCTGCCGGCGCAGGGCCGCGCGCCGCGCCGGTCCCTCGGTGACCCAGACCCGCAGCGCGGCGGGCGCGGGACCGAGGTGGGCAGGCCGGCCCACGAGCAGATCGAGGACGGTGGCGGTGTCGCTGGGGCCGTGCCAGTGCCAGAGGTGACCGGGCCAGCGTGGCGGGGAGGGCATGACGGACAGCGTAGTGCTGTGCGCCAGATGGCGTGTGGCCCGGCGCGGGGCAGCGCGGCTAAGCTACCCCCCATCCCACGGAGGCTCCCCTTGATGAATATCGAACCCATCCACACCGTGTTCGGCTTAGGCCGCCTGCGCTGAGGCGCGGCCTGCCTTTCCTGGACGCTTTGCCCGGCGGGCAGGGTGTGCGACGTTCGTTTTTCTGGTCAGGA
Protein-coding regions in this window:
- a CDS encoding A/G-specific adenine glycosylase, translating into MSAQDPASLPPLRGPLPERPVPELPLPEVRSALLGWFDRVGRALPWRLGPEGGRDPYRVWVAEILLQQTQVARGRLYYERFLEAFPTVQALAGAPQEAVLKAWEGCGYYARARYLHRAAGLVAASGFPRDYAGWLALPGVGPYTAAAISSLAFGERRAVSDGNVRRVFARLRGERHPSEGWVQAQADALLDPARPGAWNEAVMDLGATVCTPRAPKCPECPLSAWCVAARSGQPTAFPAPKVRAAGLEVRGVALLIGDSERAVLETRTGTLLGGLSGLPAEAVAGGESPSEALVRLGERLGARVGEFLGTVTHTMTHRRITLDVYRAEADLARIKVADAALSRLDHKALELLRVRQAGLFELGEIQDAPPGN
- a CDS encoding metal ABC transporter ATP-binding protein is translated as MLGVEALTVRFGTHLALDRATLRFAAGQFTAIIGPNGAGKSSLLRALAGLLPEYGGRVVYDPGHSARECLSYVPQQQTLDWAFPVTVWDVAMMGRTGRLGWLRWPGPEDRRIVAEALRETGVWELRARHIAALSGGQRQRALLARMLARRGHLLLLDEPLTGVDAATQEVLLGLLRAQADQGRAVVMVTHDLEQARRWCDRLVLLNRRVIADGTPAEVYTPANIERTFGGSWPELDLEASGPPPRPLPAPGGGP
- a CDS encoding metal ABC transporter permease, translated to MDALLGPLEFDFFVRALLAVTLVSVLCALIGAWVVLRGLSYIGDAMSHAVLPGIVTAFLLRGNLLLGAAAAAVLTALGIGFIGRRSGLKQDSAIGIVFVGMFALGIVLLSRAPTYTTDLTAFLIGNPLGVSAADLWGALWVTLGVGGLLIALQKELLLASFDPTEARTVGLPVTRLNHLLLVLIGLVVVLTVQLVGTTLSVSLLITSSAAARLHARSLSRMIALAALLGTLGGVGGLYASYYLDTAPGATIVLVNTAVFLLALALRRR
- a CDS encoding M14 family zinc carboxypeptidase, with the translated sequence MPSPPRWPGHLWHWHGPSDTATVLDLLVGRPAHLGPAPAALRVWVTEGPARRAALRRQLRERWPACEVWVGSAYKPLAAQVAQALLPDWRTRPPRRVHLTYPVLAGEDPERFLLESYPLAGWLRDLGAAFTAEARACGGGADAGYTLEVDGERFPVSVPLRRAHTLTGGAVWRATGRIWLRTAGGEDWHHDFETVPERAWDAYAAWLRAQPWPREAPYFGALHLRARLPLMQERIGYAHEVLDLGEAFAEELYFGTLEFFQARAGEPEGSRTLQPGQIVPLVECVDADTVRLEVGGRPLAPALPLPPVAAPDLTALDRPPTLAEVAGVLATLPGAEVRARSVQGRPVSVVRRAGRVPGVLVTAGQHANEATGVVAAVRAAREVATPLDLSVIPLENPDGYALFGTLCAQEPGQMHHAARYTALGDDLEYRRSGPPHERAARAEALARRPALHLNLHGYPSHEWTRPLSGYVPRGFAAWTLPKGFLLIFRYQPGTEGQARDLAQALCAALGEDSELLAFNARQLAVFGAHSSARPYELLGGVPCVFSERPDPESPLTVITEFPDETVRGPDFLLGVRAQLRVIEAGVRWAEGKI